From Polaribacter butkevichii, a single genomic window includes:
- the ilvD gene encoding dihydroxy-acid dehydratase, whose product MKLNKHSSRLTQDESQPASQAMLYAVGLTDEDMQKAQVGIASTGYDGNPCNMHLNNLAAEVKVESNIAGLVGLGFNTIGVSDGISMGTSGMNYSLASRDIIADSIETVVNAQSYDALVSVVGCDKNMPGAVIAMLRLNRPSIMMYGGTIASGNYKGRKLNIVSAFEALGQKVAGEIEEDEYREIIKRAIPGAGACGGMYTANTMASAIECMGFSLPYNSSIPAENPNKLSEAERTALAIKNLLELDLKPLDIITKKSLENAIAIVNALGGSTNAVLHFLAIAHAADIEFTLADFQRVSDRTPLIADLKPSGKYLMEDVHGIGGTPAVMKYLLENGYLHGDCMTVTGKTLAENLADVEAIEFEDQDVIHPKDKALKSSGNIQIIYGNLATEGAVAKISGNEGLLFEGKAVVYDGEQAANTGISNGEVERGDVVVIRYVGPKGGPGMPEMLKPTSLIMGAGLGKSVALITDGRFSGGTHGFVVGHITPEAQSGGTIGILETGDKIRISAEDNSINVLISDEELAERKAKWVAPALKHTKGILYKYAKTVASASKGCVTDL is encoded by the coding sequence ATGAAACTAAACAAACACAGTAGCAGATTAACGCAAGATGAATCTCAACCTGCATCACAAGCAATGTTATATGCAGTAGGTTTAACGGATGAAGACATGCAAAAGGCACAAGTAGGTATTGCAAGTACAGGTTATGACGGTAACCCGTGTAACATGCATTTAAATAATTTGGCGGCAGAAGTCAAGGTAGAAAGCAATATTGCAGGTTTAGTCGGTTTAGGATTCAATACAATTGGAGTTTCAGATGGTATTTCTATGGGAACTTCTGGTATGAATTACTCATTAGCTTCTAGAGATATTATTGCAGATTCTATAGAAACAGTTGTAAACGCTCAAAGTTATGATGCTTTAGTTTCTGTAGTTGGATGTGATAAAAATATGCCAGGAGCTGTTATAGCAATGTTGCGTTTAAATCGTCCATCAATTATGATGTATGGTGGTACCATTGCATCAGGAAATTACAAAGGAAGAAAATTAAATATTGTTTCTGCTTTTGAGGCTTTAGGTCAAAAAGTAGCAGGAGAAATAGAAGAAGATGAATATAGAGAAATTATAAAAAGAGCCATTCCAGGGGCTGGAGCATGTGGTGGTATGTATACTGCAAACACAATGGCTTCTGCAATAGAATGTATGGGGTTCTCTTTACCTTATAACTCATCAATACCAGCAGAAAATCCTAATAAATTATCAGAAGCAGAAAGAACTGCTTTAGCTATTAAAAATTTATTAGAATTAGATTTAAAGCCTTTAGATATTATCACTAAAAAGTCTTTAGAAAATGCCATTGCAATTGTAAATGCTTTAGGTGGATCTACAAATGCAGTGTTACACTTTTTAGCAATTGCACATGCAGCTGATATTGAGTTTACATTGGCAGATTTTCAAAGAGTTTCGGACAGAACTCCGTTAATTGCAGATTTAAAACCATCTGGTAAATACTTAATGGAAGATGTACACGGAATTGGAGGTACGCCTGCTGTGATGAAATATTTATTAGAGAATGGATATTTACATGGAGATTGTATGACCGTAACAGGTAAAACATTGGCCGAAAATTTGGCAGATGTAGAGGCAATCGAATTCGAAGATCAAGATGTAATTCATCCAAAAGATAAAGCATTAAAATCATCAGGAAATATTCAAATTATTTATGGAAATCTTGCCACAGAAGGAGCTGTTGCAAAAATTTCTGGAAACGAAGGATTGCTTTTTGAAGGAAAAGCAGTTGTTTACGATGGTGAACAAGCAGCAAACACAGGTATTTCTAACGGAGAAGTAGAAAGAGGAGATGTAGTCGTCATTAGGTATGTTGGACCTAAAGGAGGACCAGGAATGCCAGAAATGTTAAAACCAACTTCTTTAATTATGGGAGCAGGTTTAGGGAAATCTGTAGCGTTAATTACAGATGGTCGTTTTTCTGGAGGAACCCATGGTTTTGTGGTTGGACATATTACACCAGAAGCACAATCTGGAGGAACAATCGGAATTTTAGAAACGGGAGATAAAATTAGAATTAGCGCAGAAGACAATTCAATAAATGTGTTAATTTCTGATGAAGAACTCGCAGAAAGAAAAGCTAAATGGGTTGCACCAGCATTAAAACATACAAAAGGTATTTTGTATAAATATGCAAAAACAGTAGCATCTGCATCTAAAGGGTGTGTAACTGATTTGTAG
- the leuB gene encoding 3-isopropylmalate dehydrogenase has product MKYTIAVIPGDGIGPAVTTQAKKALDAVAEVYDHIFLYKEAQMGACAIDKTGTPLPQETIDICRKADAILFGAIGESKYDNDPSLKIRPEQGLLQLRQELDLFCNVRPIKSYPKLLKNSPLKKDIISGTDIVIYRELTGGIYFGKKEVSKDGLSAYDVCSYTVEEISRITHLAFKAAQDRKKKVTLVDKANVLATSRLWRKTVAEIAKEYKDVTLDFMFIDNAAMQIVLNPKKFDVILTENLFGDVISDVACVIGGSIGILASSSIGEKNALFEPIHGSYPQATGKDIANPLASILSAATMLEYLGLHDEADAIQRAVEKSLDLGITTPDLKGKNQYSASTAKVGDFIADYIANQEDSNMNFQNIHMGQSTII; this is encoded by the coding sequence ATGAAATATACAATTGCAGTAATTCCCGGAGATGGTATAGGACCAGCAGTAACTACGCAAGCAAAAAAAGCATTAGACGCAGTTGCAGAGGTGTACGACCATATTTTTTTATATAAAGAAGCTCAAATGGGCGCTTGTGCAATTGATAAAACAGGTACTCCTTTGCCGCAAGAAACTATTGACATCTGTAGAAAAGCAGATGCCATTTTATTTGGAGCAATTGGAGAATCTAAATACGATAATGATCCATCCTTAAAAATAAGACCAGAACAAGGTCTTTTGCAATTAAGACAAGAATTAGATTTATTCTGTAACGTAAGACCTATAAAATCATATCCGAAGCTATTAAAGAATTCACCTCTTAAAAAAGATATTATTTCGGGAACAGATATTGTTATTTATAGAGAATTAACTGGCGGAATTTATTTCGGAAAAAAAGAAGTAAGTAAAGATGGGTTGTCTGCTTATGACGTATGTTCATATACCGTAGAAGAAATTTCTAGAATTACACATTTAGCATTTAAAGCAGCTCAAGATAGAAAGAAAAAAGTAACCTTAGTAGATAAAGCAAATGTCTTAGCAACCTCTCGTTTATGGAGAAAAACCGTTGCAGAAATTGCAAAAGAATACAAAGATGTTACCTTAGATTTTATGTTTATAGACAATGCTGCAATGCAAATTGTTCTAAACCCTAAAAAGTTTGATGTAATTTTAACAGAAAACCTTTTTGGAGATGTTATTTCTGATGTAGCTTGCGTTATTGGAGGTTCTATAGGAATTTTAGCATCGAGTTCAATAGGCGAAAAAAATGCATTATTCGAGCCAATTCACGGATCATACCCACAAGCAACCGGAAAAGATATTGCCAATCCTTTAGCGTCCATTTTATCAGCAGCTACAATGTTAGAATATTTAGGCTTGCATGATGAAGCAGATGCAATACAAAGAGCTGTAGAAAAATCGTTAGATTTAGGCATTACAACTCCAGATTTAAAAGGTAAAAATCAGTACTCGGCGTCTACCGCAAAAGTAGGCGATTTTATTGCCGATTATATTGCAAATCAAGAAGACAGTAATATGAATTTTCAAAACATTCATATGGGACAAAGCACTATTATTTAG